A region from the Bombyx mori chromosome 15, ASM3026992v2 genome encodes:
- the LOC101739582 gene encoding ankyrin repeat domain-containing protein 13C, with the protein MSNANYSEGKENYPLHECIFIGDVRKLSSLLRNNEVTRKDKHGNTALHLAVMLGRKECVQLLLAHSAPVKVKNLAGWSPLAEAISYGDRQTISTLVRKLKQQAREQMEIRRPDLIRALSQIQDFYMELKWDFHSWVPLVSRILPSDVCKIFKSGSKIRLDTTLVDFSDMRWERGDISFIFQGEKPPTESLTVLDNKLKVYQKVRYEETETEIEDEVDILMSSDILAAQMSTKGISFCRAQSGWIFREDRKETVAGLYQSEVYSISGLVLESRKRREHLSSDDLQKNKAILESLTKGNTQHLDTNGEPTRRASLNPPPESKVDWEAYISAPPGQYPSLGRAVVYKESSRSFRATISMSDDFPLSVEMLLNVLEVIAPFKHFAKLRQFVALKLPKGFPVKIDIPILPTVTAKITFQKFEFRDDIPDDLFIIPEDFIEDPLRFPDL; encoded by the coding sequence ATGTCCAACGCTAATTATAGTGAAGGCAAGGAAAACTATCCTCTACACGAATGTATTTTTATCGGGGACGTACGCAAGCTATCTTCGTTGCTGAGAAATAATGAGGTGACCCGTAAGGACAAACATGGGAACACAGCTTTGCACCTTGCTGTTATGTTGGGACGTAAAGAGTGCGTACAGTTGTTATTGGCGCACAGTGCCCCTGTAAAAGTCAAAAACCTTGCAGGATGGTCGCCCCTTGCCGAAGCGATAAGCTATGGGGATCGTCAGACTATATCCACTTTGGTACGTAAACTCAAGCAACAGGCTCGAGAACAAATGGAAATCAGAAGGCCTGATCTGATACGAGCTCTCTCACAAATTCAGGACTTCTATATGGAACTTAAATGGGACTTCCATTCATGGGTTCCTTTAGTCTCAAGAATTTTACCATCAGAtgtttgtaaaatttttaaatctgGATCAAAAATTAGATTAGATACAACCTTAGTTGACTTTTCTGACATGAGATGGGAGAGAGGTGATATATCTTTCATTTTTCAAGGTGAAAAGCCACCTACTGAATCCCTCACTGTTTTAGACAACAAACTAAAGGTTTATCAAAAGGTGCGATATGAAGAAACCGAAACAGAAATTGAGGATGAAGTTGACATACTTATGTCCAGTGATATTTTGGCTGCTCAGATGTCAACTAAAGGAATATCCTTTTGTAGAGCTCAATCAGGATGGATATTTCGAGAAGATAGAAAAGAGACTGTAGCTGGATTGTACCAAAGTGAAGTATATAGTATATCAGGCTTAGTACTGGAGTCTAGGAAGAGACGAGAACATTTGTCGAGTGATgacttacaaaaaaacaaagcaaTACTGGAAAGTTTAACTAAAGGCAACACACAACATTTGGATACTAATGGTGAACCCACACGGCGAGCTTCATTGAATCCCCCTCCTGAAAGTAAAGTGGATTGGGAAGCCTATATATCAGCACCACCTGGCCAGTATCCTAGTTTAGGTAGAGCAGTGGTATACAAGGAGTCTTCTCGAAGTTTTCGTGCTACAATCTCTATGAGTGATGATTTTCCACTCAGTGTAGAGATGTTACTAAATGTATTGGAAGTGATAGCTCCTTTCAAGCATTTTGCAAAATTAAGGCAATTTGTTGCTCTGAAACTACCAAAAGGGTTTCCTGTGAAAATCGATATTCCGATTCTACCAACAGTCACGGCAAAAATCACATTTCAAAAATTTGAATTCCGTGATGACATACCCGATGATTTGTTCATAATACCTGAGGATTTTATTGAAGACCCTTTGCGTTTTCCTGATTTATGA